A genomic segment from Montipora foliosa isolate CH-2021 chromosome 9, ASM3666993v2, whole genome shotgun sequence encodes:
- the LOC137971746 gene encoding uncharacterized protein, translating to MAASNANNTSTFMEEIQRYECLYNKFSKAYKNRRTRENAWETTGQKFGLTAEEAEKKYKNIRTSYTRYLKKVKSVPSGSGRDAVPKTGEFANLQWLDQHISHRKSASNWSNHDSDEEEASQLQENVQMNNSSSSTQSHDNIDDTEQGSADSPASSESRPSSSSNQSPTNANEVAEVVNPKKPTASALKTTKRSWAAANRQKGSTKEDIDLAMMQIAQELLQEPSEKTPSVDDDDEEMLFARSFAKRLKKLPERAKAFVRIQLEQIMFQAEFAPAQQFPAPVNPMHMGCNHTDYQPQYGHHPCSSDCTPNLQSL from the coding sequence AAGAACAGAAGAACCAGAGAAAACGCCTGGGAAACGACTGGCCAGAAATTCGGTCTTACTGCAGAGGAAGCCGAAAAGAAGTACAAGAACATTCGCACTAGTTATACACGCTATCTGAAGAAAGTGAAAAGCGTTCCTTCTGGGTCGGGAAGGGACGCTGTTCCAAAGACTGGGGAGTTTGCAAACCTACAATGGCTCGATCAACACATAAGCCACAGAAAAAGTGCGTCTAACTGGTCAAATCATGACAGCGACGAGGAAGAAGCTTCGCAACTCCAAGAAAACGTCCAAATGAACAACAGCTCAAGCTCGACCCAAAGCCATGACAATATCGACGATACAGAGCAAGGCTCAGCCGATTCGCCTGCGTCTTCTGAGTCAAGgccaagttcaagttcaaatcAATCGCCTACTAATGCAAACGAAGTGGCAGAGGTGGTAAACCCAAAGAAACCAACGGCATCTGCATTGAAGACAACAAAGCGTTCATGGGCAGCAGCTAATCGCCAAAAAGGTAGCACAAAAGAAGACATTGATCTGGCAATGATGCAAATTGCACAAGAACTCTTGCAAGAACCATCAGAAAAGACTCCATCtgttgatgacgatgatgaagaaATGCTTTTTGCAAGGAGCTTTGCAAAAAGACTTAAAAAACTCCCAGAAAGAGCAAAGGCGTTTGTGAGGATTCAACTAGAACAGATAATGTTCCAAGCAGAATTTGCACCAGCACAACAGTTTCCTGCTCCAGTCAACCCAATGCATATGGGCTGTAATCACACAGACTATCAACCACAGTATGGGCATCATCCTTGTAGTTCTGATTGCACCCCAAACCTACAATCACTATAA
- the LOC137971744 gene encoding uncharacterized protein codes for MAAVNRRRRLLACYLLLRVILRRRREREHRKKHRFWVRPIFQRRERLGIFHTLVQEMKDEDREYYYKFTRMSPERFQHLLGLVGPLITKKPCRSREVITPQERLMVTLRYLAEGEAQQSQAFNFRMGKTTVSNIVRETCEAIWTALNPTYLKTPKSSEEWKKIADGFEEEWNFPHCLGSIDGKHIMIECPKNAGSAYYNYKNFHSIVLLAICDANYCFTFVDIGDYGSTNDASVLSNSAFGQAFDKGPETLKTPIPCNYKNVDNLPFVLIGDDIFPQKSWLMKPFPGKGLAEHQRVYNYRLSRARRTIENAFGILSAKWRIFRKPIKANVDLVDKITKATVCLHNYLRLTDNATYTPAGFIDSEDSTGNILPGDWRNIGTDGNGGLNAIGRIGGNRYSVEASDARDAFKDYFNSADGEADCPWQLQYVRSCGTVQN; via the exons atggcgGCAGTCAATcgaagaagaagacttttggCTTGTTATTTGCTTCTCCGTGTTATTttgcgaagaagaagagagagagaacaTCGAAAAAAGCATCGGTTTTGGGTTCGGCCGATATTCCAGAGGAGAGAACGTCTTGGAATCTTCCATACACTCGTTCAAGAGATGAAAGACGAAGATCGCGAGTATTACTACAA ATTTACAAGGATGTCTCCTGAGAGGTTCCAGCATCTCCTTGGGCTTGTTGGGCCACTGataacaaaaaaaccatgtCGTTCCAGAGAAGTAATCACACCTCAAGAGAGACTAATGGTCACTCTGAGGTACCTGGCAGAGGGAGAGGCCCAACAAAGCCAGGCTTTCAATTTCCGCATGGGAAAAACAACAGTGTCCAACATTGTTAGAGAAACCTGTGAGGCAATTTGGACAGCACTCAACCCGACATACCTCAAGACCCCAAAATCTTCTGAAGAGTGGAAGAAAATAGCAGATGGTTTCGAAGAAGAATGGAATTTCCCTCATTGTCTCGGGTCAATTGATGGCAAACACATTATGATTGAATGCCCCAAGAATGCAGGGTCTGCATACTACAACTATAAAAATTTTCACTCAATAGTACTTCTTGCAATTTGTGATGCAAACTATTGCTTCACTTTTGTTGATATTGGGGATTATGGGAGTACAAATGATGCAAGTGTACTGTCGAATTCAGCCTTTGGTCAGGCATTTGACAAGGGTCCAGAAACTTTGAAAACACCCATTCCCTGTAATTACAAAAATGTTGACAACCTTCCATTTGTACTTATTGGAGATGACATTTTTCCTCAGAAGAGTTGGCTGATGAAACCATTTCCTGGTAAAGGACTGGCTGAGCACCAGCGAGTTTACAATTATAGGCTGTCAAGAGCTAGAAGAACAATTGAGAATGCTTTTGGCATTCTGTCTGCCAAATGGCGAATTTTTAGGAAGCCAATCAAAGCAAATGTTGATTTGGttgataaaataaccaaggcTACAGTGTGTCTGCATAACTACCTTCGTCTTACAGACAATGCAACATACACACCAGCTGGATTCATTGACAGTGAAGATAGTACTGGCAACATTTTACCTGGAGACTGGCGCAATATTGGTACAGATGGGAATGGAGGATTGAATGCAATTGGCCGTATTGGTGGTAACAGATATTCAGTTGAAGCAAGTGATGCTAGAGATGCATTTAAAGATTACTTTAACAGTGCTGATGGTGAAGCTGATTGTCCATGGCAGCTGCAATATGTAAGAAGCTGTGGGACTGTGCAAAATTAG